The following proteins are co-located in the Sphingomonas panacis genome:
- a CDS encoding LTA synthase family protein, with the protein MAKTVMYLLATLVVSLLLDSIVRPRPVRGRRGVGALLHVLVMTFAFGVFLTLAGNAAVSAVLACALMAVFTVASNAKYKMLGEPLVFSDLALLAAVVRHPRFYFTAISARQRVLMALGAVAALVALLFLISLDASPHLTGAVILLAASGGLWLALRSGWVGGVMRVPDLEGDLQRYGLVATLLVYWRRWRETADPPACLPSAATAPAPPEVIVIVQCESFADPVEIGGDASLALPGLTRARGDAWQHGDLAVSGFGAYTMRTEYGVLFGRSEAELGFRRYDPFLTAHGETTLALSARLDGAGYRGIFVHPHDLGFYGRDRLMPAIGFEQVIGEDGFAPVPPDAGRYVDDRTLGAKLGELVAAARGPTLLYAVTMENHGPWDAGRVPGSPGGLDAYLQHARSSDAMLTGLIERLGADGRPALLVFFGDHRPSIPGVSMPGGARHTPYVMMRFAAGGVPVSGAGRVDLTPDELHHTILRCVQ; encoded by the coding sequence GTGGCAAAGACTGTGATGTATTTGCTGGCGACGCTGGTCGTGTCGCTGCTGCTCGACTCGATAGTGCGGCCGCGCCCGGTGCGCGGGCGGCGCGGTGTCGGTGCACTACTGCATGTGCTGGTGATGACATTCGCGTTCGGAGTGTTCCTGACGCTGGCGGGCAATGCGGCGGTCTCGGCGGTGCTGGCGTGCGCGCTGATGGCGGTCTTCACGGTCGCGTCGAACGCCAAGTACAAGATGCTCGGCGAACCCTTGGTCTTCTCCGATCTCGCGTTGCTCGCGGCGGTGGTGCGTCACCCGCGTTTCTATTTCACCGCGATCTCGGCACGTCAGCGCGTGTTGATGGCGCTCGGCGCGGTGGCGGCGCTGGTCGCCCTGCTGTTCCTGATCTCGCTCGACGCGTCGCCACATCTGACGGGTGCGGTGATCTTGCTGGCGGCGAGCGGGGGATTGTGGCTGGCGTTGCGGAGCGGATGGGTGGGCGGCGTGATGCGCGTGCCCGACCTGGAAGGCGACCTGCAACGCTACGGGCTGGTCGCGACATTGCTGGTGTACTGGCGGCGCTGGCGCGAGACGGCGGACCCGCCGGCCTGCCTGCCGAGTGCGGCGACCGCCCCTGCCCCGCCCGAGGTGATCGTGATCGTACAGTGCGAGTCATTCGCCGATCCGGTCGAGATCGGCGGCGATGCCAGCCTCGCCCTGCCCGGCCTGACACGAGCGCGTGGCGATGCGTGGCAGCATGGCGACCTCGCGGTGAGCGGCTTCGGCGCCTATACGATGCGGACGGAATATGGCGTGCTGTTCGGGCGCAGCGAGGCCGAACTGGGCTTCCGCCGCTACGACCCTTTCCTGACCGCCCATGGCGAGACGACGCTCGCGCTGTCGGCGCGGCTGGACGGGGCGGGGTATCGCGGCATTTTCGTCCACCCGCACGACCTGGGCTTCTACGGGCGCGACCGGTTGATGCCGGCGATCGGCTTCGAGCAGGTGATCGGCGAGGACGGCTTCGCGCCGGTCCCGCCGGACGCTGGCCGCTATGTCGATGATCGTACTCTGGGCGCGAAACTCGGGGAACTGGTCGCGGCGGCGCGCGGGCCGACCTTGCTCTATGCGGTGACGATGGAGAATCACGGCCCCTGGGACGCCGGGCGCGTGCCGGGATCTCCGGGCGGGCTCGACGCCTATCTCCAGCATGCGCGCAGCAGCGACGCGATGCTCACGGGTCTGATCGAACGGCTCGGTGCCGATGGCCGCCCGGCGCTGCTCGTGTTCTTCGGCGATCACCGGCCGAGCATTCCCGGCGTCAGCATGCCGGGCGGAGCGCGGCATACGCCTTATGTCATGATGCGCTTCGCCGCTGGCGGCGTGCCAGTGTCGGGCGCCGGCCGAGTTGATCTTACGCCCGACGAACTCCACCACACGATCCTGCGCTGCGTGCAGTGA
- a CDS encoding SDR family NAD(P)-dependent oxidoreductase has translation MTPPNHILITGASGGLGGALARHYAVPGRSLLLWGRDAARLEAVAAACRATGATVALRMLDLSDSASAVAALETDDAAHAIDLAIFAAGLGDTRAPGARVEDAAQIIRLGLVDFVAPAAMAAALADRMARRGAGGIVLVGSAAAFHALPFAAGYSGAKAGLARFAAALRIGVKPHGVRVTLVSPGFIDTAAARRTPGPKPFLMQPADAAARIARAAEDGRAHAILPWPFALLRWFDRLLPAVFRDRLLLSLTPPER, from the coding sequence ATGACGCCACCAAACCATATCCTCATCACGGGCGCGTCGGGTGGCCTCGGTGGCGCACTGGCGCGACATTACGCCGTGCCCGGCCGTAGCTTGCTGTTGTGGGGCCGGGACGCCGCGCGGCTGGAAGCCGTCGCCGCCGCGTGTCGCGCCACCGGCGCGACTGTGGCACTTCGCATGCTCGACCTTTCCGACAGCGCGTCGGCGGTCGCAGCGCTCGAAACCGATGATGCCGCGCACGCGATCGATCTGGCGATCTTCGCCGCGGGGCTGGGCGATACCCGCGCACCGGGCGCACGCGTTGAGGATGCCGCGCAGATCATACGGCTCGGGCTTGTCGATTTCGTCGCGCCAGCGGCGATGGCGGCGGCGCTTGCCGATCGCATGGCGCGGCGCGGGGCCGGGGGGATCGTATTGGTCGGGTCGGCCGCGGCCTTCCATGCACTGCCGTTCGCGGCGGGCTATTCGGGGGCGAAGGCGGGGCTGGCGCGCTTCGCCGCGGCATTGCGGATCGGGGTGAAGCCGCATGGCGTTCGCGTGACGTTGGTTTCGCCCGGGTTCATCGATACAGCGGCGGCGCGGCGCACGCCCGGCCCCAAGCCCTTCCTGATGCAACCCGCCGACGCCGCCGCGCGAATCGCCCGCGCCGCGGAGGATGGGCGCGCGCACGCGATCCTACCGTGGCCCTTCGCGCTGCTGCGCTGGTTCGATCGGTTGCTGCCCGCAGTCTTCCGCGACCGACTGCTGCTGAGCCTCACGCCGCCGGAGCGCTGA
- a CDS encoding sterol desaturase family protein has product MMKSGSSPQRIRLFQNDLLERFTLISPIVFAVTWAVFLAIAIRASWGVASFLPSVALVAAGLLIWSLFEYAMHRFIFHLKLRSKFGQWLIFLTHGNHHVVPGDGMRNIMPPIVSVTISCGVWALLYAAFGPAGSVIFLGFGIGYVVYDSVHYACHQFPMRAPVLRQLRKHHIRHHYAKQEGNFAITAIFWDRVFGTEVPTKKR; this is encoded by the coding sequence ATGATGAAGTCCGGGTCCAGTCCCCAGCGCATAAGGCTGTTCCAGAACGATCTGCTCGAACGCTTTACGTTGATTTCTCCTATCGTGTTCGCCGTGACATGGGCGGTGTTTCTCGCGATCGCGATTCGCGCAAGCTGGGGCGTGGCAAGCTTTCTGCCTTCGGTCGCGCTGGTCGCGGCGGGGCTGCTGATCTGGTCGCTGTTCGAATATGCGATGCACCGCTTCATCTTCCACCTCAAGCTGCGGTCCAAGTTCGGCCAATGGCTGATCTTTCTGACTCACGGCAACCATCACGTCGTCCCCGGTGACGGGATGCGCAACATCATGCCGCCGATCGTCAGCGTGACGATCTCGTGCGGGGTGTGGGCATTGCTGTACGCGGCATTCGGCCCAGCGGGATCGGTGATCTTTCTCGGCTTCGGCATCGGCTACGTGGTGTACGACAGCGTACATTACGCCTGTCATCAGTTCCCGATGCGGGCGCCCGTGCTGCGGCAGTTGCGCAAACACCATATCCGGCACCATTACGCCAAGCAGGAGGGCAATTTCGCGATCACCGCGATCTTCTGGGATCGCGTGTTCGGCACCGAGGTTCCCACCAAGAAGCGCTAG
- a CDS encoding glycosyltransferase, with protein sequence MLLPSFAEGFGMPVTEALSVGTPVICSDLPALREAGGDAPDFIDPLDGPGWRAAILDHFRNGPLHTAQRERLTAWRAPTWDDHIAIVCAAIEALRT encoded by the coding sequence CTGCTGCTGCCGTCGTTCGCGGAAGGATTCGGCATGCCGGTGACGGAGGCCTTGTCGGTCGGAACGCCAGTGATTTGCAGCGATCTGCCAGCGTTGCGCGAGGCGGGCGGCGATGCGCCCGACTTCATCGATCCGCTCGACGGTCCCGGCTGGCGCGCGGCGATCCTCGACCATTTTCGTAACGGGCCGCTTCATACGGCGCAACGCGAGCGCCTGACCGCATGGCGTGCGCCGACGTGGGACGATCATATCGCGATCGTCTGCGCCGCGATCGAGGCGCTGCGAACCTAG
- a CDS encoding glycosyltransferase family 1 protein, which translates to MSEVILDLSRLVSRVRHHTPSGVDRVEMAYARGLHARYGDGLRFAIVHPVGRYGRLPAAKALRFLDMLEERWALEDGDAKPRSLAAVLPALLDLRPEAPRPVPGSVYVQASPHHLTRPDLVRRILTREQARFLCLVHDLIPIDYPEYARPNGAALHQRRIETVAALADGAIVNSAATGESLRPWLEKAGRDVPTHVALLGTHDMPLAVTPNPVPADPYFLCVGTIEPRKNHLLLLNLWRAMAESLPASAVPRLVIVGRRGWENEQVIDMLERCPALVGHVEERNGCSDGALRDLLRGARARCCCRRSRKDSACR; encoded by the coding sequence ATGAGCGAGGTGATCCTCGATCTGTCGCGGCTGGTGTCGCGGGTGCGGCATCATACGCCGTCGGGCGTCGATCGGGTCGAGATGGCCTATGCGCGCGGATTGCACGCGCGGTATGGTGACGGGCTGCGCTTCGCGATCGTCCATCCGGTCGGGCGATACGGCCGACTGCCCGCCGCCAAGGCGCTGCGCTTCCTCGACATGCTCGAAGAGCGCTGGGCGCTTGAGGACGGGGATGCCAAGCCACGTTCGCTCGCGGCCGTGTTACCGGCATTGCTCGATCTGCGGCCCGAGGCGCCGCGTCCCGTACCGGGCAGCGTCTATGTGCAGGCCTCGCCGCATCACCTCACCAGGCCCGATCTGGTGCGGCGTATCCTCACGCGCGAACAGGCGCGCTTCCTCTGCCTCGTCCATGACCTGATCCCGATCGACTATCCCGAATATGCCCGGCCGAATGGCGCCGCGCTCCACCAGCGGCGAATCGAGACGGTCGCCGCGCTCGCGGATGGGGCGATCGTCAACTCCGCCGCCACCGGCGAATCGCTCAGGCCCTGGCTGGAGAAGGCAGGGCGCGATGTGCCAACGCACGTCGCCTTGCTCGGCACGCATGACATGCCCTTAGCGGTGACTCCCAACCCGGTCCCCGCGGACCCCTATTTCCTTTGCGTGGGCACGATCGAGCCACGCAAGAACCATCTGCTGCTGCTCAACCTGTGGCGCGCGATGGCCGAATCCCTGCCGGCGAGCGCGGTGCCACGCCTTGTTATCGTCGGGCGGCGCGGCTGGGAGAATGAGCAGGTGATCGACATGCTCGAACGCTGCCCGGCGTTGGTCGGTCATGTCGAGGAGCGTAACGGCTGTTCCGACGGCGCCCTGCGTGATCTGCTGCGCGGCGCGCGCGCGCGCTGCTGCTGCCGTCGTTCGCGGAAGGATTCGGCATGCCGGTGA
- a CDS encoding capsule biosynthesis protein, translating to MDASLLRAPPFPGIDAAVTRSGAVAPDTLAPETIDRLFAAIGAARVGGTFWARSVERGDGTVIVRAAAAPADVGNALLIDRAAEVDPWSLLDAGSTLVAHGDDEWLALAIIAGCRVRILSAGRFGVPRDDLATLRRRVADDLASVCYRDPYTGEDTTLDATIALLGAWRRIFTANRNIVAGCGFSWWKRREIARFLWTPEHLLRFFRSERAALAHAERQRGALAVWPSRVSAALVAQAAARSVPLVRVEDGFVRSVGLGSNLVPPSSIAVDRLGIHYDPAHPSDLETLLANEDFAPEMLARAARLRETIVKAGISKYGQDAAQPAPARDGNRRLVLVAGQVEDDMSVRLGGAGLASNLEVLRRARSLEPDAEIWFRPHPDVDAGHRIGAVRDADALLHADRIVRGGGMAPLLDTVDAVHVLTSLTGFEALLRGCEVTCHGVPFYAGWGLTRDLAAVPDRRGRALTLDALVAGVLIAYPRYLDPVIGLPCAPEVLIRRMEAGAAHNRLGWVTRLKQVQGRLVRRRP from the coding sequence ATGGACGCGTCGCTGCTCCGCGCGCCCCCGTTTCCGGGGATCGACGCCGCCGTGACACGATCGGGCGCGGTGGCGCCCGACACGCTCGCGCCCGAGACGATCGACCGCCTGTTCGCTGCGATCGGCGCGGCGCGCGTCGGCGGTACGTTCTGGGCGCGGTCGGTCGAGCGCGGCGACGGGACGGTGATCGTGCGCGCCGCCGCCGCTCCGGCTGATGTGGGCAACGCGCTGTTGATCGATCGGGCGGCGGAGGTTGATCCGTGGTCTCTGCTCGACGCCGGATCGACATTGGTGGCGCATGGCGATGACGAATGGCTCGCACTCGCGATCATCGCGGGATGTCGGGTGCGCATTCTCTCCGCCGGTCGGTTCGGCGTGCCGCGCGACGATCTGGCGACGCTACGCCGCCGCGTTGCCGACGACCTCGCGAGCGTGTGCTACCGCGATCCGTACACCGGCGAAGACACCACCCTCGATGCGACGATTGCGCTGCTCGGTGCGTGGCGGCGCATCTTCACCGCCAACCGCAACATCGTCGCGGGCTGCGGTTTCAGTTGGTGGAAACGCCGCGAGATCGCGCGTTTCCTGTGGACGCCCGAACACCTCTTGCGATTCTTCCGCTCCGAACGCGCGGCGCTGGCACATGCCGAGCGGCAACGTGGCGCCTTGGCGGTGTGGCCCTCGCGAGTCTCGGCGGCGCTGGTGGCGCAAGCTGCCGCGCGTAGCGTGCCGTTGGTGCGGGTCGAGGACGGCTTTGTGCGCTCGGTCGGGCTCGGCAGCAACCTCGTGCCACCGTCCTCGATCGCAGTCGATCGGCTTGGCATCCATTATGATCCAGCGCATCCGAGCGACTTGGAAACGTTGCTCGCAAACGAGGATTTCGCGCCCGAGATGCTCGCCCGCGCTGCTCGGCTCCGGGAGACGATCGTCAAGGCCGGGATCAGCAAATACGGCCAGGATGCCGCGCAGCCGGCCCCGGCGCGCGATGGCAACCGCCGGCTCGTGCTGGTGGCGGGGCAGGTCGAGGATGATATGTCGGTACGGCTTGGCGGGGCAGGGCTGGCGAGCAATCTCGAAGTGCTGCGGCGTGCGCGCTCGCTCGAACCCGACGCGGAAATCTGGTTCCGTCCCCATCCCGACGTCGATGCCGGTCACCGTATCGGCGCGGTGCGCGATGCCGATGCGCTTCTCCATGCCGACCGCATCGTGCGCGGCGGTGGCATGGCGCCGCTGCTCGACACGGTCGATGCGGTGCATGTCCTCACCTCGCTGACCGGGTTCGAGGCGCTGCTGCGCGGGTGTGAGGTCACCTGCCACGGCGTGCCATTCTATGCGGGCTGGGGCCTGACGCGTGATCTTGCAGCCGTCCCCGACCGGCGCGGCAGGGCGCTGACGCTCGACGCGCTCGTCGCTGGCGTGCTGATCGCCTATCCGCGCTATCTCGATCCGGTGATCGGGCTGCCTTGCGCGCCCGAGGTGTTGATCCGGCGCATGGAAGCCGGCGCCGCGCACAACCGGCTCGGCTGGGTGACACGCCTCAAGCAGGTGCAGGGCCGCTTGGTGAGGCGCCGGCCATGA
- a CDS encoding histidine phosphatase family protein, with protein MDLIVTIVRHGNTFEPGEPARRIGARTDLPLVASGHAQARALGGALHGFERALAAPLLRTRETAEAILAAQPEAPVIEHADWLTEIDHGPDEGATEDAVVARIGHDALAAWDAEARVPDGWSVDAERRLAGWRDLWTHGAGRVLIVTSNGAARFALRSDAALQRQAAALPSLKLRTGAYGVIVRDADGLRLLDWDRRP; from the coding sequence ATGGACCTGATCGTCACGATAGTCCGCCACGGCAACACATTCGAACCGGGCGAGCCAGCACGCCGGATCGGCGCGCGCACCGATCTGCCGCTCGTCGCGAGCGGGCACGCGCAGGCGCGCGCGCTGGGGGGCGCTTTGCACGGGTTCGAGCGCGCGCTGGCAGCGCCGCTGCTGCGCACACGCGAGACCGCCGAGGCGATCCTCGCCGCGCAGCCCGAGGCGCCTGTGATCGAACACGCCGACTGGCTCACCGAGATCGATCACGGCCCTGATGAAGGCGCGACCGAGGATGCGGTGGTCGCCCGTATCGGCCACGATGCGCTCGCCGCCTGGGATGCGGAGGCGCGCGTACCCGACGGGTGGAGCGTCGATGCGGAGCGCAGGCTGGCGGGGTGGCGGGACCTGTGGACGCATGGCGCAGGGCGCGTGCTGATCGTCACCAGCAACGGCGCGGCGCGCTTCGCGCTCCGCTCGGACGCGGCGCTGCAACGACAGGCCGCGGCGTTGCCATCACTCAAGCTGCGAACCGGGGCGTATGGGGTGATCGTTCGGGATGCGGACGGGCTGCGGCTGCTTGACTGGGACCGCCGGCCGTGA
- a CDS encoding 3-deoxy-manno-octulosonate cytidylyltransferase — protein sequence MPDTRAAEDAPPDLIVIPARYGSTRLPGKPLVLIAGRTLLSRVIVIAREGAARVGNAEVVVATDDPRILDHACELGCAAVMTDSAITSGSGRAWAVARGRTVPPPIVVNLQGDAPFAAPGMIAALIAALRDSPCGVATPVVQLDWAALDALRAHKLASPFSGTTCVRRADDRALWFSKTVLPAIRDEARLRGMGELSPVFRHIGLYAYRFAALQGFEQTAPTPYEVLEGLEQLRFLETGEDILTVAVAPPRHAMSGIDTPEDVAMAEALIAEHGEPHLSWT from the coding sequence TTGCCTGACACGCGCGCGGCGGAGGACGCACCGCCCGACCTGATCGTGATCCCCGCCCGCTACGGCTCGACCCGGCTCCCCGGCAAGCCGTTGGTGCTGATCGCCGGGCGCACCTTGCTGTCACGTGTCATCGTGATCGCGCGCGAGGGCGCGGCCCGCGTCGGCAATGCCGAGGTGGTGGTCGCGACCGACGATCCACGCATCCTCGACCACGCCTGTGAACTCGGCTGTGCGGCGGTGATGACCGATTCGGCGATCACGTCAGGATCGGGCCGTGCCTGGGCGGTCGCGCGCGGGCGGACGGTGCCGCCGCCGATCGTCGTCAATTTGCAAGGAGATGCGCCGTTCGCCGCGCCCGGCATGATCGCCGCGCTGATCGCGGCGCTGCGGGACTCGCCCTGCGGGGTGGCGACGCCGGTGGTGCAGCTCGACTGGGCGGCGCTCGACGCTTTGCGCGCGCATAAGCTGGCGTCCCCGTTCAGCGGTACGACCTGCGTTCGGCGCGCTGATGATCGCGCCTTGTGGTTCTCGAAGACCGTCCTTCCGGCGATCCGAGACGAGGCACGGCTACGCGGCATGGGTGAACTGTCGCCGGTGTTCCGCCATATCGGCCTCTACGCCTATCGCTTCGCGGCGCTGCAAGGCTTCGAGCAGACCGCGCCGACCCCGTATGAGGTGCTGGAGGGACTCGAGCAGTTGCGCTTCCTCGAAACGGGTGAGGATATCCTCACCGTCGCGGTCGCACCGCCGCGCCACGCGATGTCGGGGATCGATACGCCCGAGGACGTCGCGATGGCCGAAGCGCTGATCGCCGAACATGGCGAGCCGCATCTGTCATGGACCTGA